One window of Tenacibaculum maritimum NCIMB 2154 genomic DNA carries:
- a CDS encoding NifU family protein, with the protein MSNIKINIQETANETIIKFVSNSILINGGSYEFNNIDEAKNSPLAQQLFYLPFVKKVFITANFIAIQRYDIVQWDDVENEVKEQIEKYLQEGNEVVKETTSKKEAVEVYAEATPNPAVMKFGTNKALTQTDVEFQNIEEASKSSPLAQAIFNFPFVKEIFISKNYISITKYDMVSWDEVYSEVRSFIRTYLQEGNIIIKELPKQQTKQNVEIPKEELSEISAKIVDILNEYIKPAVASDGGNIAFQSYDETTKRVSVILQGACSGCPSSTITLKNGIETMLKEMLPNQINEVIAING; encoded by the coding sequence ATGAGCAATATAAAAATCAACATTCAAGAAACAGCAAACGAAACCATCATAAAATTTGTAAGCAATTCAATTTTAATTAATGGCGGTAGTTATGAATTCAATAATATTGATGAAGCTAAAAACTCTCCTTTAGCTCAACAATTATTCTATCTACCTTTTGTAAAAAAGGTATTTATAACCGCTAATTTCATTGCTATTCAGCGCTATGACATTGTACAATGGGACGATGTTGAAAATGAAGTTAAAGAGCAAATTGAAAAATATTTACAAGAAGGCAATGAGGTTGTAAAAGAAACCACTTCTAAAAAAGAAGCTGTTGAGGTATATGCAGAAGCTACACCAAATCCAGCTGTCATGAAATTTGGAACCAATAAAGCATTGACACAAACAGATGTAGAGTTTCAAAATATAGAAGAAGCCAGTAAATCATCTCCACTAGCACAGGCTATTTTTAATTTCCCTTTTGTAAAAGAAATCTTTATCTCTAAAAATTACATTTCTATTACAAAATACGATATGGTATCATGGGATGAGGTTTATTCTGAAGTTCGTTCTTTTATAAGAACATACCTCCAAGAAGGTAATATCATTATTAAAGAGCTCCCAAAACAACAAACAAAACAAAATGTTGAAATCCCTAAAGAGGAACTTTCCGAAATTTCTGCCAAAATTGTTGATATTTTAAACGAATATATTAAACCCGCAGTTGCTTCCGATGGTGGAAATATTGCTTTTCAATCATACGATGAAACCACAAAGCGCGTAAGTGTTATTCTTCAAGGAGCTTGTAGCGGATGCCCCTCTTCTACAATTACCTTAAAAAATGGGATTGAGACCATGCTAAAAGAAATGCTACCAAATCAAATTAACGAAGTAATCGCAATCAATGGGTAA
- a CDS encoding OmpP1/FadL family transporter — protein MRSILSFTFMIALQLSSFSQSLGYNDLGILFGTDNNYGTARFNAMSGAFGALGGDLSSTGINPAGGAVAKKSSLAITLGETKTIIDASYYGNSTNTQNNFFNISQAGGILSFDTAYDTNWNRFALFFNYRIKNDFTSNFYTQGNSGYALFNEHPEDITNQFDNAQEQKFSNNTNGNTSVFSVGFSAAHLNKLYIGASLNFHNLNFSQKTRLNEVNKDDNGNTLNASNEQNVYIEGNGVSLNFGFIYKLHQNFRFGLSYETPTWYAEVLEENDLRVFHPQNNRYDDWIGYTSISTTNNSNKNITTFDIYKEIDPDFIPERDFNSLFPPFRLRTPGKLTASSAFVFGKKGLISIDYTYKDYKNTRLYNGNFNIENQNFSNNFKASHAINIGTEWRFDNMSLRGGYHFENSPYKNALDSDNLKGFSAGLGYNFGNTKIDLSYSNSKYTSPYYIYDSRNANPSELTMDNSRITGTISFNI, from the coding sequence ATGAGATCTATTTTATCATTCACCTTTATGATAGCTTTGCAGCTCTCCTCCTTTTCTCAGTCATTAGGTTATAACGATTTAGGAATACTATTCGGAACAGACAACAATTATGGCACTGCCAGATTTAATGCTATGAGTGGCGCCTTTGGGGCTTTAGGTGGAGACCTCTCTTCTACTGGTATAAATCCCGCAGGTGGAGCTGTTGCTAAAAAGAGCTCTTTAGCTATCACTTTAGGGGAGACTAAAACAATTATTGATGCTTCTTATTACGGAAATAGCACTAATACTCAAAATAACTTTTTCAATATTTCACAAGCAGGAGGCATATTATCTTTTGATACCGCTTATGATACCAATTGGAATAGATTTGCTTTATTCTTCAACTACCGAATAAAAAACGATTTTACCTCAAATTTTTATACGCAAGGAAATAGCGGTTACGCATTGTTTAATGAGCACCCTGAAGATATCACTAACCAATTTGACAATGCGCAAGAGCAAAAATTCAGTAATAATACAAATGGAAATACTAGCGTTTTCAGCGTTGGGTTCTCTGCTGCTCATTTAAATAAATTATATATTGGTGCTTCCTTAAATTTCCACAATCTTAACTTTTCTCAAAAAACAAGATTAAATGAGGTTAATAAAGATGATAACGGAAATACTTTAAACGCTTCAAACGAGCAAAATGTTTATATTGAAGGAAACGGAGTTTCTTTAAATTTTGGCTTTATCTATAAGCTACACCAGAATTTTCGCTTTGGTCTTTCTTACGAAACACCTACTTGGTACGCCGAAGTCTTAGAAGAGAACGATTTAAGGGTTTTTCATCCTCAAAACAACAGGTATGATGATTGGATTGGATACACCTCTATATCAACAACAAATAACTCTAATAAAAACATTACTACTTTTGATATTTATAAAGAGATAGATCCTGATTTTATTCCTGAAAGAGATTTCAATTCTTTATTTCCTCCTTTTAGATTAAGAACTCCAGGAAAGTTGACCGCTAGCAGTGCTTTTGTTTTTGGCAAAAAAGGGCTGATCAGCATTGACTATACTTATAAAGATTACAAAAACACTAGATTATATAATGGAAATTTCAACATAGAAAACCAAAATTTCTCAAATAATTTCAAAGCTTCTCACGCTATTAATATAGGTACTGAATGGCGTTTTGATAATATGAGTTTGCGCGGTGGTTATCACTTTGAAAACAGTCCTTATAAAAATGCTTTAGACTCTGACAATTTAAAAGGATTTTCAGCGGGTTTAGGTTATAATTTTGGAAATACTAAAATAGATTTGTCTTATAGCAATTCTAAATATACCTCTCCTTATTATATCTACGATTCAAGAAATGCTAATCCTTCTGAACTAACTATGGATAACTCTAGAATAACAGGAACCATTTCTTTCAATATATAA